The SAR324 cluster bacterium genome has a window encoding:
- a CDS encoding fructosamine kinase family protein: MQSTVKDLIENWAGERITQVESLGGGCITQAKRLCTESGKEYFVKTAQSHHGMFDAEANGLRELEKPGVIRIPEVLLQHDSFLLLEYISPGTPRDRTTFFRTFGARFARLHQFTAPEFGFYENNFIGSTPQANSPSRQEARNWSEFYYNKRLLFQLKLAEKNGAASPEMIRGFAKLESAIHKILGGTDEPPSLLHGDLWSGNFLTDDSGEPCLIDPAVYYGHREADLAMTSLFGGFSNEFYQSYQETFPLIADYEYREPLYQLYHVMNHLNLFGSGYYGQALSILRFYQLC, translated from the coding sequence ATGCAATCAACCGTCAAGGATCTCATCGAAAACTGGGCAGGCGAGCGAATCACCCAAGTTGAATCGCTTGGAGGAGGCTGTATTACCCAGGCCAAACGGCTCTGTACGGAGTCCGGCAAGGAGTATTTTGTCAAAACCGCTCAATCGCATCATGGAATGTTTGACGCAGAGGCCAATGGTTTGAGAGAATTGGAAAAACCGGGTGTGATCCGTATTCCGGAAGTCCTTTTACAGCACGATTCCTTTTTACTGCTGGAATATATTTCTCCCGGAACACCACGTGATAGAACCACCTTTTTTAGAACATTCGGAGCACGCTTTGCCAGACTCCATCAGTTTACCGCCCCTGAGTTTGGGTTCTATGAAAACAACTTTATTGGCAGTACCCCTCAAGCCAATAGTCCTTCCAGACAGGAAGCGCGGAACTGGAGTGAATTTTATTACAACAAACGCTTGCTGTTTCAACTGAAACTGGCAGAAAAAAATGGTGCAGCCAGTCCGGAAATGATCCGGGGCTTTGCCAAACTTGAATCTGCAATCCACAAAATTCTGGGCGGTACCGATGAGCCGCCTTCGCTGTTGCATGGCGATCTTTGGTCGGGCAATTTTCTGACAGATGATTCAGGAGAACCCTGTCTGATTGATCCGGCGGTTTATTATGGGCACCGCGAGGCGGATCTGGCAATGACATCATTGTTTGGCGGATTTTCAAATGAGTTTTATCAGTCTTATCAGGAGACGTTCCCGTTGATTGCTGATTATGAATACCGGGAACCGTTGTATCAGCTTTATCATGTGATGAACCACCTGAATCTGTTTGGCAGTGGCTACTATGGTCAGGC